One window from the genome of Salvelinus fontinalis isolate EN_2023a chromosome 3, ASM2944872v1, whole genome shotgun sequence encodes:
- the LOC129838436 gene encoding protein FAM161A-like, whose protein sequence is MANAHRANVLVTSCLKTPVDPHTKAPLALYERQRTLPYSSIAGHIDNRDYEKELQYDDSGSDYGDGEAPGKGRPLMIKDYRVMGDHIDLREFYFSNEEYYRELEELKRAHLRTMAELEGMYRKKLEPKGAPPSENVQGAQAHRSYLKISPMPVRRLRKAHSALELRRGSGLSDSSDEEGAVDDNVEKGLQSSPKEHIKNMWQDFKLSPRQRHPSTSSLRSLIGGHKKGIKGKDRKQGRKDVKHEPWKPRVTIPKPFHMTLRENQKRQKGVKTRSEIELENAALRKQLEELTECQHKFRASSVPFHVRLPLYEKLHERDEARRARREREQQRLCSTQQPFSFLERECLKREQREEQLRNLQPISQERVRPFRAKPVPKAVYEAATGEQLKEEQLYRAEEQLYRAIKMQVRAQELLHSASMPPSMLARHLSKREHAKDGARGDTAGSEDDNRAPYRPKINPEVPDFDASYRRFKKQLESRRDVKPLTTCEPFQLRTSQIPSYRERILAKIEKEQMSPWAKRWPYVSTAGLVRSHNSSLCSSLSGSLEQLPAKVTDASKKRQEAVRKVLEQRKKVEEEEERWSERQKQREKKLAKVVSKCAQANDAHVPLSQTNQSKLKQFRKQDFQRRKEYEEEMREIQERVKGRPLLLEQVAQMNAKHAAEKRYTDTLRGCGVSEDFVSGKVPQQPGGQESACWTTSSSDPKQSDKDETDTPAIYNTVFHDDYPDDYEDSFADQEREGEQEAEKDELKSKKEDEDEGHDEAGRGRADIGRYSDDGDYSDADDHYSDASEHYLPLDDEKNKGIDILKRHESTQSSPSYRSGQHSRNSQKSERDRGNTAIADKKSDKDD, encoded by the exons ATGGCGAATGCCCATCGCGCCAACGTCCTGGTTACCTCCTGTCTGAAAACGCCGGTAGACCCACACACCAAGGCTCCGTTGGCGTTGTATGAAAGGCAGCGAACCCTTCCATATTCGTCAATCGCTGGTCATATTGACAATCGAGACTACGAAAAAGAG CTGCAGTATGACGACTCGGGGTCTGACTACGGCGATGGGGAGGCCCCCGGGAAGGGCAGACCCCTGATGATCAAAGACTACCGAGTGATGGGGGACCACATCGACCTGCGTGAGTTCTACTTCTCCAACGAGGAGTACTACCGCGAGCTGGAGGAGCTGAAGCGGGCCCACCTCCGCACCATGGCCGAGCTAGAGGGCATGTACCGCAAGAAGCTGGAGCCCAAAGGCGCACCACCCTCGGAAAACGTGCAGGGGGCCCAGGCACACAG ATCTTACTTGAAGATCAGCCCCATGCCCGTGAGGCGTCTGAGGAAGGCCCACTCGGCTCTGGAGCTGAGGAGGGGCTCTGGGCTGTCGGACTCATCTGACGAGGAAGGTGCTGTAGACGACAACGTGGAGAAGGGTCTGCAGTCCTCCCCCAAAGAGCACATCAAGAACATGTGGCAGGACTTCAAGCTGTCGCCTCGCCAGCGCCACCCGTCCACATCCTCCCTCCGGAGCCTCATTGGGGGCCACAAGAAAGGCATCAAGGGTAAGGACAGGAAGCAAGGGCGCAAAGATGTCAAACACGAGCCTTGGAAACCCAGAGTGACCATCCCCAAGCCGTTCCACATGACGCTGCGGGAGAACCAGAAGCGCCAGAAAGGTGTGAAGACGCGGTCAGAGATCGAGCTGGAGAACGCGGCCTTGCGGAAGCAGCTGGAGGAGCTGACAGAGTGCCAGCACAAATTCCGTGCCAGCTCCGTGCCCTTCCACGTCCGCCTGCCCCTCTATGAGAAACTCCACGAACGAGACGAGGCGCGGCGGGCCAGGCGGGAGCGGGAGCAACAGCGTCTGTGCTCCACCCAGCAGCCCTTCAGTTTCCTGGAGCGCGAATGTCTcaagagggagcagagagaggagcagctcCGCAACCTCCAGCCAATCAGCCAGGAGAGAGTCCGACCATTCAGGGCCAAGCCCGTGCCCAAGGCGGTGTACGAGGCGGCTACGGGCGAGCAACTGAAGGAGGAGCAGCTGTACCGTGCGGAGGAGCAGCTGTACCGTGCCATCAAGATGCAAGTGAGGGCCCAGGAGCTGCTCCACAGCGCCTCCATGCCACCCAGCATGCTGGCACGCCACCTTAGCAAAAGGGAGCATGCTAAGGATGGAGCCAGGGGTGACACCGCTGGATCCGAGGATGACAACAGGGCCCCTTACAGGCCAAAGATAAACCCGGAGGTGCCCGACTTCGACGCCAGCTACAGGAGGTTCAAGAAGCAGCTGGAGAGCCGGCGCGATGTGAAGCCTTTGACGACGTGCGAGCCGTTCCAGCTCCGGACGTCACAGATCCCCTCGTACCGCGAACGCATCCTGGCCAAGATCGAGAAGGAGCAGATGAGTCCCTGGGCCAAGCGCTGGCCTTACGTCAGCACAGCTGGGCTCGTCCGCTCACACAACTCTAgcctctgctcctccctctcaGGCAGTCTGGAACAGCTGCCTGCCAAAGTCACCGATGCCAGCAAAAAACGCCAAGAGGCCGTAAG AAAGGTGCTTGAGCAGAGAAagaaggtggaggaagaggaggagagatggagtgagagacagaagcagagagagaagaagctTGCAAAGGTGGTCTCGAAGTGTGCCCAAGCCAATGATGCCCACGTGCCCCTCTCCCAGACCAACCAGTCCAAGCTCAAGCAGTTCAG AAAGCAGGACTTTCAGCGGAGGAAGGAGTacgaggaggagatgagggagatccaggagagagtgaaggggagGCCTCTGCTGTTGGAGCAGGTCGCACAG ATGAATGCCAAACACGCTGCAGAGAAGCGCTACACAGACACCCTGCGAGGCTGTGGAGTGAGTGAGGACTTTGTCAGTGGCAAGGTGCCCCAGCAGCCAGGTGGCCAAGAATCTGCATGCTGGACCACCTCCTCCAGTGATCCAAAACAAAG TGACAAGGACGAGACAGATACACCGGCTATTTACAACACTGTCTTCCATGATGACTACCCAGACGATTATGAAGACAGCTTTGCTGACcaagaacgggaaggagagcagGAGGCTGAGAAAGATGAATTAAAGTCCAAAAAAGAAGACGAGGATGAAGGCCATGACGAAGCAGGGCGGGGGAGGGCGGATATTGGGCGTTATTCAGATGATGGCGATTACTCAGATGCCGATGACCATTACTCAGATGCCAGTGAGCATTACTTGCCCCTGGACGATGAAAAGAATAAAGGGATTGACATCCTCAAAAGGCACGAGAGTACCCAGAGCAGCCCAAGCTATAGAAGCGGCCAGCACAGCCGAAACAGTCAGAAGtcagagagggataggggaaacACAGCAATAGCGGACAAGAAAAGTGATAAGGATGACTGA